In Zhaonella formicivorans, one DNA window encodes the following:
- the rimO gene encoding 30S ribosomal protein S12 methylthiotransferase RimO encodes MPVKVAVITRGCDKNTVDSESMLGLLQANGYELVDEPYQADALIVNTCGFIAAAKEESINTILEAAQLKKIKPELKIIAAGCMVQKYCQELATEIPEIDGFLGSNNVPGLLTLLDKVLSGDRVTRLENGVVDPDLYIPRISTTPHFYSYLKIAEGCDNRCSYCAIPVMRGDYSSRSIPVLLKEAAFLVEKGVKEISLVAQDITLYGKDLYGRESLTKLLQELVKIEGLEWVRLLYCYPTHISDELIDLIARERKICKYLDIPLQHADQEILNKMGRKQKTEKVVELIQKLRKKIPDLALRTTFIVGFPGEREQHFATLLKFMKEVEFDWAGVFTYSPEEGTPAAEFPEQVPEEIKEERYHRAMLLQREITSRRNVRWLGQSLTVLIEKAAKEQGKGIYQGRTQHQAPEVDGVVFFKGCDLNPGEFVPVSVTGVEDYDLLGESKA; translated from the coding sequence ATGCCGGTAAAAGTCGCAGTAATCACTCGAGGTTGCGATAAAAACACAGTAGATTCAGAGAGCATGCTAGGACTATTGCAAGCAAATGGGTATGAACTTGTGGACGAGCCGTATCAAGCAGATGCCCTCATTGTCAATACTTGCGGTTTTATTGCGGCGGCTAAAGAAGAATCAATTAACACTATCTTAGAGGCAGCCCAGTTAAAAAAAATTAAGCCGGAATTGAAAATTATTGCTGCCGGGTGTATGGTGCAAAAATACTGTCAGGAGCTGGCAACAGAAATTCCCGAAATTGACGGTTTTCTGGGAAGCAACAATGTGCCAGGTTTATTGACCTTACTGGACAAAGTTTTATCCGGCGACCGGGTTACCAGATTAGAAAATGGTGTGGTAGACCCAGATCTATATATTCCAAGGATCAGTACCACCCCCCATTTCTATTCTTATTTAAAAATAGCCGAGGGCTGTGATAACAGGTGCTCCTATTGCGCCATTCCAGTGATGAGGGGAGACTACTCCAGCAGAAGCATACCTGTTTTGCTTAAAGAAGCTGCCTTCTTAGTTGAAAAAGGCGTTAAAGAGATTTCGTTAGTCGCCCAAGATATAACTCTGTACGGCAAAGATCTCTATGGCCGGGAAAGTTTGACAAAGCTCTTGCAGGAACTGGTTAAAATTGAAGGTTTGGAATGGGTGCGCTTACTGTACTGTTATCCAACCCATATTTCCGATGAACTGATTGATTTAATTGCCCGGGAGCGAAAAATCTGCAAGTATCTGGATATTCCCCTCCAGCACGCGGATCAAGAGATTCTCAATAAAATGGGACGGAAACAGAAGACTGAAAAAGTTGTTGAACTTATCCAGAAGCTGCGCAAAAAGATTCCGGATTTGGCTTTAAGGACAACTTTTATTGTTGGTTTCCCCGGCGAACGGGAACAGCATTTTGCTACTCTCCTGAAATTTATGAAGGAGGTAGAGTTTGACTGGGCTGGGGTATTTACCTATTCTCCAGAAGAGGGAACTCCTGCTGCCGAGTTTCCAGAACAGGTTCCTGAAGAAATTAAAGAAGAAAGGTATCACCGGGCTATGCTGCTCCAGAGAGAGATTACGTCCCGGAGAAACGTGCGCTGGCTAGGACAATCCCTGACGGTGCTGATAGAAAAAGCGGCAAAGGAACAAGGCAAAGGTATATATCAAGGTCGAACTCAGCATCAAGCCCCTGAAGTTGATGGAGTTGTGTTTTTCAAAGGATGCGATTTGAACCCGGGAGAGTTTGTGCCTGTTTCGGTCACAGGTGTGGAGGATTATGACTTATTAGGGGAGAGCAAAGCATGA
- the pgsA gene encoding CDP-diacylglycerol--glycerol-3-phosphate 3-phosphatidyltransferase: protein MNLANQLTLVRIILVPLFMTFLLVRIPYGQFIAAGIFILAASTDGLDGYIARSRQQITNLGKIMDPLADKLLISSALISLVELDLVRAWVAFVIIAREFAVTGLRAVAAAEGFVIAASPLGKVKTVSQIVAVVVLLIRGLPIPYLELLGQVSLYFAVVVTILSGIDYFYKSKGLLEIQEK from the coding sequence ATGAATTTAGCTAACCAGTTAACCTTGGTGAGAATTATATTAGTGCCCTTATTTATGACCTTTTTGTTGGTAAGGATTCCATACGGGCAGTTTATAGCTGCCGGTATATTTATTTTAGCAGCCAGCACCGACGGGCTAGACGGTTATATTGCCAGAAGCCGCCAGCAAATTACTAATTTAGGCAAAATTATGGATCCGCTGGCCGATAAGCTGTTAATCTCATCGGCGCTGATTTCCCTGGTGGAACTGGATTTGGTTAGAGCCTGGGTAGCATTTGTAATTATTGCCAGGGAGTTTGCAGTGACCGGTTTACGGGCTGTGGCTGCAGCAGAAGGATTTGTCATTGCTGCCAGCCCTTTGGGCAAAGTTAAGACCGTGAGTCAGATAGTTGCTGTAGTAGTGCTGCTAATTAGAGGGTTGCCAATACCTTACCTGGAACTTTTAGGCCAGGTATCGTTGTATTTTGCTGTGGTGGTTACCATCTTGTCCGGAATTGACTATTTTTATAAGTCTAAAGGCTTACTGGAAATACAGGAAAAATAA